In the Chroococcidiopsis sp. SAG 2025 genome, one interval contains:
- a CDS encoding siphovirus Gp157 family protein, whose translation MTPSHSAEKNSSENNLPQSRSRSLFSIGEDLERLNEILDEAGDDTQQQEILNEWLQQLGTERDRKLDGYAALISEMQARAEARKAEAQRLMELARADERRSQLLKERLKWFFESQQLKTIETTRYRLSLSKNGGKAPLILKPDLLPQQLPERFTTTSIEPNTSAIRAALEAGETLDFASLGDRGTSIRIK comes from the coding sequence GTGACTCCATCTCATTCAGCCGAAAAAAATTCATCTGAAAATAACTTGCCCCAATCTAGATCGCGATCGCTCTTTAGTATTGGTGAAGATTTAGAGCGATTAAATGAAATCCTAGATGAAGCTGGAGACGACACCCAACAACAAGAAATCCTCAACGAATGGTTACAACAGCTAGGAACAGAACGCGATCGCAAGTTGGATGGATACGCGGCTTTGATCTCGGAAATGCAAGCGCGTGCTGAGGCGAGAAAAGCAGAAGCGCAACGTCTAATGGAGCTAGCTAGAGCGGATGAAAGGCGATCGCAACTCTTAAAAGAGCGATTGAAGTGGTTTTTTGAGTCGCAGCAACTCAAGACGATTGAAACTACTCGTTATCGGCTGTCTTTATCCAAAAATGGTGGTAAAGCCCCCTTAATCCTTAAACCAGATCTCTTACCGCAGCAACTCCCCGAACGGTTCACAACCACTTCAATCGAACCAAACACGAGTGCCATTCGCGCCGCCTTAGAAGCAGGAGAGACTTTAGATTTTGCTTCCCTGGGCGATCGCGGTACGAGTATAAGAATTAAGTGA